The Mesorhizobium sp. M3A.F.Ca.ET.080.04.2.1 genome contains the following window.
CGCCGGTGAGCGTGGCGGTCAAATCGACCCATGCATTGATCAGGACGACGCCCGAAAAGGTCGAGCCGGCACGCGTAGCACTTCGGTCGCTTAGACCCGATGTCCGCATCATGGGCGCCGGCGAGGCGGTCGAGATCTACAAGGAGGTCGGCCTTCCGGAAGCCGTGGTGGAACGCTTCGACGTGCGCTCGATGACCGGCACGCACGGCATCGGCCACACCCGCATGGCGACGGAATCGGCGGTGACCACACTGGGCGCCCACCCGTTCTCGACCGGCGCCGACCAGTGCCTGGTGCACAATGGATCGCTGTCCAACCACAACAATGTCCGCCGCGAGCTGGTGCGCGAGGGCATGAAATTCGAGACCGAGAACGACACCGAGGTGGCGGCCGCCTACCTCTCCTCGAAGATCGCGCATGGCAAGAATCTCGGCGAGGCGCTGGAGGGCACGCTGTCCGACCTCGACGGTTTCTTCACCTTCGTCGTCGGCACCAAGAACGGCTTCGGCGTGGTGCGCGATCCGATCGCCTGCAAGCCGGCGGTGATGGCCGAAACCGAACAGTATGTCGCCTTCGGCTCCGAATATCGGGCGCTCGCAAATCTGCCCGGGATCGAGAACGCCAAAGTCTGGGAACCGGAACCTGCAACCGTCTATTTCTGGGAGCATTGAGCCCATGCCGGCAACAACCATTTCGAAGGCGCAGCGCGAGCAAGGCCATGCGAGGATCTTCGATCTCGGTCAGCAGCCGCTGCGCGAGCTCAACCAGGCGCTTCATCAACTGACCCCCGGCTCGAACGAGACCGCGTGGGAGGTGCTCAACCCGAAAGGCAGCCATTCCGTCGCCGTCGGCGTCGACCAGCCGGTCGCCGTCGATGTGCGCGGCAGCGTCGGCTATTATTGCGGCGGCATGAATGCCGGCGGCGCGATCACCGTGCATGGCTCGGCCGGGCCCGGCGTCGGCGAGAACATGATGTCGGGCTCGATCGTGGTCAAAGGCGACGCCAGCCAGTATGCCGGCGCCACCGGCCGCGGCGGGCTGCTGGTCATCGAGGGCAACGCCTCCTCGCGCTGCGGCATCTCGATGAAGGGCATCGACATCGTCGTGCACGGCAATGTCGGCCACATGTCGGCGTTCATGGCGCAGTCGGGCAATCTGGTGGTGCTGGGCGATGCCGGCGATGCGCTCGGCGATTCCATCTACGAGGCGCGGCTGTTCGTGCGCGGCAAGGTCGGCAGCCTGGGCGCCGACTGCATCGCCAAGGAGATGCGGCCGGAGCACCTCGAACTGTTGCAGGGCCTGCTCGACAGGGCCGGCGTGACCGGCGTCAAGGCGGCGGAATTCAAGCGCTACGGCTCGGCCCGCACGCTCTACAACTTCAACATCGACAACGCCGACGCGTATTGAGAGGGACCCATCAAAATGACCTATCACAATCCGCCGACGACGCCGCGCAAATCCGCGACCTTCGACGACTACACGCTTTCCGAGATCCGCCGCGCGGCAGCGACCGGCATCTATGACATCCGCGGCGCCGGCGCCAAGCGCAAGCTGCCGCATTTCGACGACCTGCTGTTCCTCGGCGCCTCGATCTCGCGCTATCCGCTGGAAGGCTATCGCGAGCGCTGCGACACCTCGGTGGTGCTCGGCACGCGCCACGCCAGGAAGCCGATCGAATTGAAGATCCCGATCACCATCGCCGGCATGAGCTTCGGCTCGCTGTCGGGCCCGGCCAAGGAGGCGCTCGGCCGCGGCGCCACGCTCTCCGGCACCTCGACCACCACCGGCGACGGCGGCATGACCGAGGAAGAGCGCGGCCATTCCAAGCAGCTGGTCTACCAGTACCTGCCGTCGCGCTACGGCATGAACCCGCGCGACCTGCGCCGCGCCGACGCCATCGAGGTGGTCGTCGGTCAGGGCGCCAAGCCCGGCGGCGGCGGCATGCTGCTCGGCCAGAAGATCTCCGACCGCGTCGCCGAGATGCGCACGCTGCCCAAGGGCATCGACCAGCGCTCGGCCTGTCGCCATCCCGACTGGACCGGGCCGGACGATCTCGAGATCAAGATCCTGGAACTGCGCGAGATCACCGACTGGGAAAAGCCGATCTATGTCAAGGTCGGCGGGGCGCGGCCCTATTACGACACCGCGCTTGCGGTGAAGGCCGGCGCCGACGTCGTCGTCGTCGACGGCATGCAGGGCGGCACGGCGGCGACGCAGGAAGTGTTCATCGAGAATGTCGGCCAGCCGACGCTGGCCTGCATCCGGCCGGCGGTGCAGGCGCTGCAGGACCTCGGCATGCACCGCAAGGTGCAGCTGATCGTCTCCGGCGGCATCCGCAACGGCGCCGACGTCGCCAAGGCGCTGGCGCTCGGCGTCGACGCGGTTTCGATCGGCACCGCGGCGCTGGTCGCGCTCGGCGACAACGATCCGCGCTGGGAAGCCGACTACAACGCGCTCGGCAGCACGGCCGGCGCCTATGACGACTGGCACGAGGGCCGCGACCCGGCCGGCATCACCACGCAGGACCCCGAATTGATGAAGCGGGTCGACCCGATCGCCGCCGGACGGCGGCTGGCGAACTACCTCAAGGTGATGACGCTCGAGGCGCAGACCATTGCCCGCGCCTGCGGCAAGAACAGCCTGCACAATCTCGAGCCCGAGGATCTCGTCGCGCTCTCCATCGAAGCCGCCGCCATGGCCGGCGTGCCGCTCGCCGGCACCAGCTGGATCCCGGGGAAGGGAGGTCTTTAAGGACAGCCAGCCGTCCCAAGAGAACGAAAACGTCAACGAGGCGCCAGAGAAAGAAATCGTCTGGCGCCGCACAGGGGAATCGCAATGAACAAGATGGTCGATACGAATGTAGACGCCGGGATGAGCGATCTGCGGGAATTCGCTGCGGCACGGGGCGTCAAGTATTTCATGATCTCCTACACCGACCTGTTCGGTGGGCAGCGCGCCAAGCTGGTGCCGGCGCAGGCGATCGCCGACATGCAGAAGGACGGTGCCGGCTTTGCCGGCTTCGCCACCTGGCTCGACCTGACGCCGGCGCATCCCGACATGCTGGCGGTGCCGGATCCGGATTCCGTGATCCAGCTGCCCTGGAAGCCGGAAGTCGCCTGGGTCGCCGCCAATTGCATCATGGACGACAAGCTCGTCGGCCAGGCGCCGCGCAACACGCTTAAGCGGCTGATCGCGGAAGCGGCGAGCGACGGCATGCATGTCAAGACCGGCGTCGAGGCCGAATTCTTTCTGACCACGCCTGACGGCAGCGCGATCTCCGATCAGTACGACACCGCCTCCAAGCCCTGCTACGACCAGCAGGCGGTCATGCGCCGCTACGACGTCATCGCCGAGATCTGCGATCACATGCTGTCGCTGGGCTGGGGCGCCTACCAGAACGACCATGAAGACGCCAACGGCCAGTTCGAGATGAACTGGGCCTTCGACAACGTGCTGGCGACCGCCGACAAGCATTCCTTCTTCAAGTTCATGGTGCGCTCGATCGCCGAGAAACATGGCCTGCGCGCGACCTTCATGCCCAAGCCTTTCCCGGGGCTGACCGGCAATGGCTGCCACGCCCATATCTCGGTATGGGACGAGACCGGCAAGACGAACGTATTCGCCGACAAGTCGATGGAACTCGGCCTGTCGGCCAAGGGCAGGCACTTCCTTGGCGGCATCATGAAGCATGCTTCGGCGCTTGCCGCGATCACCAATCCGACGGTCAATTCCTACAAGCGCATCAATGCGCCGCGCACGATCTCGGGCGCGACCTGGGCGCCGAACACGGTGACCTGGACCGGCAACAACCGCACCCACATGGTGCGCGTGCCCGGCCCCGGCCGCTTCGAACTGCGCCTGCCGGACGGCGCCGCCAACCCCTATCTGCTGCAGGCGGTGATCATCGCCGCCGGTCTCGACGGCATCCGCTCCAAGGCCGATCCGGGCAGGCGCTACGACATCGACATGTACCAGCTCGGCCATACGGTGACCGACGCACCGAAACTGCCGCTCAACCTGCTCGACGCATTGCGCGAATTCGACAACGACAAATCGCTCAAGGCGGCGCTGGGCGAGGAATTTTCGTCGGCCTACCTAAAGCTGAAGCACCAGGAATGGAATTCCTATGCTTCGCATTTCACGCAGTGGGAACGCGACCACACGCTGGATATCTAGAGCATCGGACCAAAAAGCGTGAAGCGAATGTCGGCACATACGGCGGTCCAGGAACAGTCCAGCGTGAGGCGAGCGGCCCCGGAATGACGTCATGAAATACTCGATCTTCTCGCTCGCCCGCGCCGCTTTCTCCGGCCACAAGAATTGGACGACCACCTGGCGGGATGCGGCGCCAAAAGACCGCTACGACGTCGTGATCATCGGCGGGGGCGGTCACGGGCTGGCGACGGCCTGGTTTCTCGCCAGCGAGTTCGGCATCCGCAACGTCGCGGTGCTGGAGAAGGGCTGGATCGGCTCCGGCAATGCCGGGCGCAACACCACCATCATCCGTTCCAATTACGGTCTGCCCGGCAACACCGGCTTCTACGAATTGTCGATGAAGCTGTGGGAAAGCATGGAGCAGGACCTCAACTACAACGCGATGGTCAGCCAGCGCGGCGTCCTCAACCTCTATCACTCCGACGCACAGCGCGACGCTTACGCGCGGCGCGGCAACACGATGCGCATCAACGGCATCGACGCCGAGCTGCTCGACCAGGCGGCGCTCAGGAAGATGCTGCCCTTCCTTAACTTCGACAATGCGCGCTTCCCGGTGCAAGGCGGTCTCTTGCAGCGGCGCGGCGGCACGGCGCGGCACGACGCCGTGGTGTGGGGCTACGCGCATGCGGCGAGCGCGCTCGGCGTCGACATCATCCAGAACTGTGAGGTCACCGGCTTCCTGCGCGACGCCAACGGCAAGGTGACCGGCGTCGAGACCTCGCGCGGCCGCATCGGCGCCGGCAAGATCGGCATGGCGGTCGCCGGGTCATCCTCGCGCGTCGCGGCGATGGCGGGACTGCGCTTGCCGATCG
Protein-coding sequences here:
- a CDS encoding FMN-binding glutamate synthase family protein, with amino-acid sequence MTYHNPPTTPRKSATFDDYTLSEIRRAAATGIYDIRGAGAKRKLPHFDDLLFLGASISRYPLEGYRERCDTSVVLGTRHARKPIELKIPITIAGMSFGSLSGPAKEALGRGATLSGTSTTTGDGGMTEEERGHSKQLVYQYLPSRYGMNPRDLRRADAIEVVVGQGAKPGGGGMLLGQKISDRVAEMRTLPKGIDQRSACRHPDWTGPDDLEIKILELREITDWEKPIYVKVGGARPYYDTALAVKAGADVVVVDGMQGGTAATQEVFIENVGQPTLACIRPAVQALQDLGMHRKVQLIVSGGIRNGADVAKALALGVDAVSIGTAALVALGDNDPRWEADYNALGSTAGAYDDWHEGRDPAGITTQDPELMKRVDPIAAGRRLANYLKVMTLEAQTIARACGKNSLHNLEPEDLVALSIEAAAMAGVPLAGTSWIPGKGGL
- a CDS encoding GXGXG domain-containing protein yields the protein MPATTISKAQREQGHARIFDLGQQPLRELNQALHQLTPGSNETAWEVLNPKGSHSVAVGVDQPVAVDVRGSVGYYCGGMNAGGAITVHGSAGPGVGENMMSGSIVVKGDASQYAGATGRGGLLVIEGNASSRCGISMKGIDIVVHGNVGHMSAFMAQSGNLVVLGDAGDALGDSIYEARLFVRGKVGSLGADCIAKEMRPEHLELLQGLLDRAGVTGVKAAEFKRYGSARTLYNFNIDNADAY
- a CDS encoding sarcosine oxidase subunit beta family protein, yielding MKYSIFSLARAAFSGHKNWTTTWRDAAPKDRYDVVIIGGGGHGLATAWFLASEFGIRNVAVLEKGWIGSGNAGRNTTIIRSNYGLPGNTGFYELSMKLWESMEQDLNYNAMVSQRGVLNLYHSDAQRDAYARRGNTMRINGIDAELLDQAALRKMLPFLNFDNARFPVQGGLLQRRGGTARHDAVVWGYAHAASALGVDIIQNCEVTGFLRDANGKVTGVETSRGRIGAGKIGMAVAGSSSRVAAMAGLRLPIESHVLQAFVSEAIKPLLPNVMTFGAGHFYVSQSDKGGLVFGGDLDGYNSYAQRGNLPVMEDVCEGGMALIPMIGRVRLLRQWGGIMDMSMDGTPIIDKSPVDGLYLNAGWCYGGFKATPGSGFVFAHLIARDQSHKEAALFRLDRFQRGAMIDEKGQGAQPNLH
- the glnT gene encoding type III glutamate--ammonia ligase, with the translated sequence MSDLREFAAARGVKYFMISYTDLFGGQRAKLVPAQAIADMQKDGAGFAGFATWLDLTPAHPDMLAVPDPDSVIQLPWKPEVAWVAANCIMDDKLVGQAPRNTLKRLIAEAASDGMHVKTGVEAEFFLTTPDGSAISDQYDTASKPCYDQQAVMRRYDVIAEICDHMLSLGWGAYQNDHEDANGQFEMNWAFDNVLATADKHSFFKFMVRSIAEKHGLRATFMPKPFPGLTGNGCHAHISVWDETGKTNVFADKSMELGLSAKGRHFLGGIMKHASALAAITNPTVNSYKRINAPRTISGATWAPNTVTWTGNNRTHMVRVPGPGRFELRLPDGAANPYLLQAVIIAAGLDGIRSKADPGRRYDIDMYQLGHTVTDAPKLPLNLLDALREFDNDKSLKAALGEEFSSAYLKLKHQEWNSYASHFTQWERDHTLDI
- a CDS encoding glutamine amidotransferase family protein, producing the protein MCGIVGLFLKDKALEPKLGAMLSEMLICLTDRGPDSAGIAIYGAATGNEAKITIQSPKPERDFHGLDVELAKAINAPVSVAVKSTHALIRTTPEKVEPARVALRSLRPDVRIMGAGEAVEIYKEVGLPEAVVERFDVRSMTGTHGIGHTRMATESAVTTLGAHPFSTGADQCLVHNGSLSNHNNVRRELVREGMKFETENDTEVAAAYLSSKIAHGKNLGEALEGTLSDLDGFFTFVVGTKNGFGVVRDPIACKPAVMAETEQYVAFGSEYRALANLPGIENAKVWEPEPATVYFWEH